One Microplitis demolitor isolate Queensland-Clemson2020A chromosome 2, iyMicDemo2.1a, whole genome shotgun sequence DNA segment encodes these proteins:
- the LOC103578890 gene encoding diacylglycerol lipase-beta codes for MPALHLFGRKWLAATDDLVYPGLFEIFIRVVWFVLIGIACLRYYGETWQCQVGGQLVRVFFGGELVILGVVTILVFIMVNHSARGSITDTYARRFVEPLLTVKVLLLVPEIAWNILGSLWVISDHVQCTDEHYTIAVIEALVFFDWVLIGLAFLGLALVFDPLGSLTYSDKVIEDSVEHGKVSRIWLRRFKFLWWMHRDESATETFQHVAGLLSALFRGTDLVPSDVVAGCILLRIRQKRETIELRRLKILDRPEYTIDSRIIFANTPAWMSLEWAHHYMKLSIASYGWLFVLYQNACTGCCKLIPHMSCCGCSTRHQPIVLDDNCCLCSLAGVKYLSQLSQDDILFASFRNHLCEIPFCVVADHKTASIVIVIRGSLSLRDLITDIAAASDSFEPEGLPPGSMAHRGMIIGAKMLLKQLDQYKILEKAFATYPNYGLTVTGHSLGAGLAVLLALLIRPRYPDLKVYAFATPAGLLSREAARATEDFVLSVGLGDDLVMRLSVDSMENFRTSLLITLQACRLPKYRVVLNGFGYALFGVPDRDLHRTWRSGNTINSIPGQLPLLAGESSGVRQSETMILERDVTRRRYSKVRLYNAGRILHIARLKSSQDDNSDKKSKKDQQYEMRWAQAEDFMELSVMPRMLLDHLPENLEIALGTLLKQQQDLPVYLDSS; via the exons atgccTGCATTGCATCTGTTTGGTCGCAAATGGCTCGCAGCGACTGATGATCTCGTCTATCCAGgtctttttgaaattttcattcgTGTTGTAtg GTTTGTTTTGATAGGAATTGCATGCTTGAGATATTATGGAGAAACCTGGCAGTGCCAAGTCGGTGGTCAACTTGTACGTGTTTTTTTTGGCGGTGAATTAGTTATACTTGGTGTTGTTACAATTCTTGTTTTTATTATGGTCAATCACAGCGCACGAGGGTCTATTACTGATACTTATGCACGGAGATTTGTCGAGCCGCTTTTGACagtcaa GGTGCTGCTGCTGGTTCCAGAAATAGCCTGGAATATACTGGGGTCCCTTTGGGTGATAAGTGACCACGTCCAGTGCACAGACGAGCATTATACAATAGCAGTGATCGAAGCCCTTGTGTTCTTTGACTGGGTGCTCATCGGGCTGGCGTTCCTCGGTCTTGCTCTAGTCTTCGATCCTCTCGGGTCTCTCACCTACTCTGACAAAGTTATCGAGGACTCGGTCGAGCACGGCAAGGTGTCGCGCATCTGGCTTCGCCGGTTCAAATTCTTATGGTGGATGCACCGAGACGAGAGTGCCACTGAGACATTCCAACATGTTGCTG GACTACTGAGTGCGCTATTCAGAGGAACTGATTTAGTTCCATCAGATGTTGTCGCCGGATGCATTTTATTGCGAATACGTCAGAAACGTGAAACAATCGAGTTACGTCGCTTGAAAATTCTCGATCGTCCCGAATATacaattg aTTCACGGATAATATTTGCAAACACACCAGCATGGATGTCACTAGAATGGGCTCATCATTACATGAAACTATCGATAGCATCGTACGGATGGCTATTTGTATTGTATCAAAACGCGTGTACAGGTTGTTGCAAATTGATTCCTCACATGAGTTGCTGCGGTTGCTCAACAAGACACCAGCCAATTGTTCTTGACGACAATTGCTGTCTTTGTAGTCTCGCTGGCGTTAAATATCTTTCACAATTGTCTCAAGATGACATTCTTTTCGCATCTTTTCGCAATCATCTGTGCGAA attcCATTTTGTGTCGTCGCTGATCACAAAACCGCAAGTATCGTGATAGTAATCAGAGGTTCATTGTCATTGAGAGATCTTATTACTGACATTGCTGCTGCGTCTGATTCATTTGAACCTGAAGGTTTACCGCCCGGTAGTatg gcaCATCGTGGAATGATTATTGGCGCAAAAATGCTTCTGAAACAACTGGACCAGTATAAAATACTCGAGAAAGCATTTGCGACATACCCCAATTACGGATTGACTGTAACAG gtCACAGTCTCGGTGCCGGCCTTGCTGTTCTTCTGGCATTACTTATACGTCCACGTTACCCCGATTTAAAAGTTTACGCTTTTGCAACTCCAG CCGGATTGCTGAGCAGAGAAGCTGCTCGAGCGACTGAAGATTTCGTGCTGTCGGTCGGGTTAGGCGATGATCTAGTGATGCGACTGAGTGTCGACAGCATGGAAAACTTTAGAACATCTTTGCTGATCACTCTGCAGGCTTGCAGGTTACCCAAA TATCGAGTTGTGTTAAATGGATTTGGATACGCATTATTTGGAGTACCAGACAGAGATTTACACAGAACGTGGAGAAGTGGTAAcacaataaattcaataccTGGTCAATTACCGCTGCTTGCTGGTGAATCTTCTGGTGTACGTCAatcg gaaacaATGATTTTAGAACGTGATGTCACAAGGAGAAGATATTCTAAAGTAAGATTATACAATGCTGGTCGTATTCTTCATATTGCGCGTCTTAAATCTTCACAAGATGACAATAG tgataaaaaatcaaaaaaagacCAGCAGTATGAAATGAGATGGGCGCAGGCTGAAGATTTTATGGAACTTTCAGTAATGCCGCGAATGTTACTGGATCACTTACcagaaaatttagaaatagCACTAGGTACTCTTTTGAAACAACAACAAGACCTACCGGTTTATTTAGATTCatcgtaa